One Danio rerio strain Tuebingen ecotype United States chromosome 22, GRCz12tu, whole genome shotgun sequence genomic window carries:
- the LOC792925 gene encoding uncharacterized protein, translated as MGQRNCRCKKANNDFERVHVYHHDAPPQLTNLVEAHKHPVGVGEDSASEGKNKKRKEANRKKKRRFKLWRWFSCLRAAEKNSTLQVDGEAQDTGATAAPPEVQPSSSSGDGSLQQAIHTVELNLQEPSASDPEVYPTVKKHLTVQPDVLRSPVLSSNTAQTSFDWNFDISQTPLLSPDYCDEAESLAHTLSDWSIDSGLALARTTSRWSNDFTKTSAHTMSDWSIDKIKTPTRTTSDWSTDATRTPVHKVSVWSIDVTQPPFHSSTSDCCNNATEIPVPDASEGSANFPQISQHTTSDWSINGGQTPVCTQASVSKQIENNGKMTSQVINSCHYLIDDMLGEGSFGTVYKGRRLHDDLKVAVKFVTKTEDVEYIRISGHSEPFPLEVALLILAHGVSSVPEIIQLLDWQDQEDHYIMVLEYPSPCEDLYAFTESYGGSISEGLARVVMQQATQAAYMCCRNGVLHRDIKLENLLINKETHKVKLIDFGCGDLLKKLPYDTFAGTLEYCPPEFEETGEYNGKPATVWSLGILLFVLVCEDFPNPQELHMINENNFSKAGLSDECCQLISCCLQQKPEQRIQLKEILLHEWFKDTNLEN; from the exons ATGGGTCAGCGTAATTGTCGTTGCAAAAAGGCAAACAATGATTTTGAGCGTGTGCACGTTTACCATCACGATGCACCGCCACAGCTCACCAATTTGGTGGAAGCTCATAAACATCCTGTTGGCGTAGGTGAAGATAGTGCGAgtgaggggaaaaataaaaagagaaaggaGGCCAACCGTAAAAAGAAAAGAAGGTTCAAGTTGTGGCGGTGGTTCTCCTGTCTGAGAGCTGCTGAAAAAAATAGTACACTTCAGGTTGATGGAGAGGCTCAGGACACTGGGGCAACTGCAGCACCACCTGAAGTACAACCTTCCTCCTCTTCAGGTGACGGATCTCTACAGCAGGCCATTCATACTGTAGAGCTCAATCTTCAGGAACCTTCAGCCAGTGACCCTGAAGTCTATCCAACAGTAAAGAAACATCTTACTGTTCAACCTGATGTCCTCCGTTCTCCAGTTCTGAGCAGCAATACTGCTCAGACTTCATTCGACTGGAACTTTGACATCAGCCAGACTCCATTGCTTAGTCCTGACTATTGTGATGAAGCCGAAAGCTTAGCTCACACCTTATCTGACTGGAGCATTGATTCTGGCCTGGCTCTAGCACGCACCACATCAAGGTGGAGCAATGATTTCACTAAGACTTCAGCACACACCATGTCAGATTGGAGCATTGATAAGATCAAAACTCCAACACGCACCACATCAGATTGGAGTACTGACGCTACCCGGACTCCGGTACACAAAGTGTCAGTCTGGAGTATTGATGTCACCCAGCCTCCATTTCACTCATCCACTTCTGATTGTTGTAACAATGCCACTGAGATTCCAGTCCCCGATGCTTCCGAGGGGAGTGCCAATTTCCCTCAGATTTCACAGCACACAACGTCAGACTGGAGCATCAATGGTGGTCAAACTCCAGTCTGCACACAGGCCTCTGTTTCAAAACAAATAGAGAATAATGGAAAGATGACAAGTCAGG tCATCAATTCTTGCCACTATCTGATCGATGACATGCTGGGTGAAGGATCCTTTGGAACTGTGTACAAGGGGCGACGTCTACACGAtgacttaaag GTGGCAGTGAAATTTGTCACAAAGACGGAAGATGTGGAATACATACGTATC TCGGGTCATTCAGAGCCCTTTCCTCTTGAAGTTGCACTTCTCATCCTCGCCCATGGAGTATCCAGCGTTCCAGAAATAATCCAGCTTCTGGACTGGCAGGACCAGGAGGACCATTATATAATGGTGTTGGAATACCCTTCACCCTGTGAGGACCTATATGCTTTCACAGAAAGCTATGGAGGATCCATAAGTGAAGGTTTAGCGCGTGTTGTTATGCAGCAGGCAACTCAAGCTGCATACATGTGCTGCCGCAATGGTGTTCTACATCGCGATATCAAACTTGAAAATCTACTAATCAACAAGGAGACTCATAAAGTCAAATTAATAGACTTTGGGTGTGGAGACCTTCTCAAGAAATTACCCTACGATACATTTGCCG GCACCCTTGAGTACTGCCCCCCAGAGTTTGAGGAAACGGGTGAATACAATGGGAAGCCGGCAACAGTCTGGTCCCTTGGCATCCTCTTGTTTGTATTGGTGTGTGAGGACTTTCCCAACCCTCAAGAACTGCACATGATCAATGAGAACAACTTCTCCAAAGCTGGCTTGTCCGATG AATGCTGTCAGTTGATTAGTTGCTGTCTCCAGCAAAAGCCAGAGCAGCGGATTCAATTAAAAGAGATTCTTCTCCACGAATGGTTCAAG gacaCCAACCTGGAGAACTGA